The Branchiostoma floridae strain S238N-H82 chromosome 1, Bfl_VNyyK, whole genome shotgun sequence sequence AGGGAAGGATAGTGAATTAATATTGTATAATAATAGTAAATATGGGTTTCAATTCCAAAAAAATATGTACTCCGGTAAAGCTGGTTTTCAATATAGCAATTTCTTTGATATGCACAATCCTCCAAATGCAATGTTAGTGGGTGAACATGCAGCTCTAATAAGAGAATCTGATAAATATACTTCTATTTTTCATACACAAACATATGGCATGTTGATTGTTAACCAGAGAACATTGTAGTTGGCATGTAAGACTAGccgaggacagaagagacttgggagctataatacggctggataccaggctaatgtTGCACAGCTGTCACCATTGACCATACCATAAtgatggatgtacatgtaatggctGAATGATGAGTTGTGTGGTCTGATGAGGGATGATAGTAATGCAGGGGTCATTTTCATTTCCCCCGAGAAAGACAGTGATTAATTTGTAAGTTTCATGCATCACTGTGTTCTCAGCTGATGGAAAATAAGCTGTGAAGCGATAttcaaattatgaatattgaatttcACATGCTGCTACATATATCTCACTACATAAGGAGGCTGCTTTGATGGTGCTTTAGTGGTGAATATAATCATTTTTATATAATCTCTTTCCTANNNNNNNNNNNNNNNNNNNNNNNNNNNNNNNNNNNNNNNNNNNNNNNNNNNNNNNNNNNNNNNNNNNNNNNNNNNNNNNNNNNNNNNNNNNNNNNNNNNNNNNNNNNNNNNNNNNNNNNNNNNAACTCTACAAGAAAGATGTGCATATCCCATATTTAGTCGAGTATTGATGATGCTTGCCACAATGTTGATATGAGATAGAGGTTCTTTATATATCAAAGGGGTAATTTAGAATCCTGTAAGAGGAGGCATGAATATagaaattttattttcattactAGTCCTGAAAAAGATCAGCAGAAATAGAAGTCAAATCCTTTCGCTGAAGGGCCGACCTGGCGAAGTTTGCTGAAATGTGTACAAAAAGGATGGTTCTACTAGCTGGtggaaaatccccataaatGGCTGAAAGTCAGACAGGCTGCACCGATATTGAAAGGTTTACAGACAAGCCCCAATCCCTGTATGATGCAATTTTGCAGGCAGGGCCCAGAAATAGGTTCCATCAGCGGCGTGTTTGAAGGATTATTAGGTCCGTTCCATTCCCACAATCCAATCAGCTGGTGGAAGAGGGTTTCCACATCAGCTCTGTTCCGTTCTGCTGTTTTGTGGATCAGTTGTCAGTTCTCAGTGGGCTGCTGGTTTTTCTGCAGGTATGTCAGAGAATTATaatgttgtcatgtttttttgtattttagTAACATGTACCATCAAGCATTACTTGAAAGCTGATTTTTCCCTTGTGGGTATAGTGGCCGAACTGTGCTGTCGCCATTTTCAGCCTGTAGTGCATGTGAACAGCTTGACTTCTGGCAGGTATTTTATTATGTGGCATGTCGTTAGAATGACAGGAAATGCTAtgaatacatacaaacatatatatCCTCTTGACTACCCAAATATATTCATTGTGAAGGAAGCCATGAAGGAACTGACTGGCATCCACACTTGCTTGTTCTTTAAAATAGCTATTTGCTGAAATTGGCATCTGTTGTTTGATGATGGTAATCATTGATAATACAGGATGCAGGTATGGAGTACACTGATCTAAAATCCCCACTGTAAAGTATTCCATTAGTGGAAACATCATGCTCCTGCTTTCCATCACTGTAATTGAAAGCTAAATTTGTTCTCTTGCACAACATAAAGCTGTATATCACGAGGGGAACCCTTAATGCAGCAGGAAAGGGAGGTCACTTGGAAGAGAAAATGGATGATTTGAAGTTACGTTAAGGGCtgtttgatacaaatgtatgtaccaataTATTGGATTGTCTAGGGTGGGGATGTGCCTTGAGATATCTAGTATGTGTCTATATGTACAGAAAATCAGATGCACAGTATCTAGGGTATGTCTATAAAATATAACACACATGTATGCATAGCAATTCAGCCCATATGGAGGAGAAGAACATGTACAGGCAGGCTTGATGGGGTTCAACTTTTATTGTGACAGCTGCAAAACATTGTTGTCTTCCCATGTTATTGACACAGTCTTTTTCAAGGTTGCAGACTAATCATTATCATCAGTACCTGAAGACCAGCTGGAGAATGTTAAATATTGATATAATAAAGATCCCCTGCCAAGAACTGGCAGTGCTATATCGTGTTCTAGGATACAGGGAAGAAATCATTTCTTGGTTCTAACGCTTGAGACCTAGACTTGTGGTTAGTTGGtgctgtccgtggtgctgaaattCCACTCATTTGACTGTGAGCCTTCCACCCCTGCACAGAAGCTCTGTGCTGACCTAACATGGTCCACTTCTGTGTTctgtggaaaaaaacaacaagtaagCAGCAGTTGCCAATAGGTTTTTCCTCATTGTGCCTCTGACATGGCAATAATCATTATtaccatagaaaaaaaatctgcaaATAAGtcattatgatgtaaatgtatctTACATTGATATTTCCAGACCAGAAGGAGTACATATATATAGCAATAGATGTGGGTACCATTCTTAATAGCAAAACATGGAAGTAAGTTGTTACTATTTCATGCACCATTTGGGCCACTGAGTATCATTTTGACAGGTTGAATTTCCTGGCTAGAAGTCTGTCTCCATCTTTATCCTGTGGCGCCACCAgccaatacgagcgatcgcgatgatgtcacggtgacgcagtggtaggcaaaaagcaggtgtttggcaaatgattgatttacatattaaccagtaatttgatctgctaatttagaTATCAGTTTTTAATACAATctgctgacgtcctggtaggcaccaaccgtccaataccccggatataaagaACAACAGCGATCCCTCGTATCTAACAGGCCTGTAACGCCCTTCAATCAACATTAAATTCTGTCGGTTTGGGGATCCCAATAAAATGCCTTCATACTGCCTCTTCCAGCATAATTTCAATATAGATTGCATTACAATGTAGCTTGCatcgtgcaatttgaaaacacccaGCTGCATCTTGTTCCAGTGTCAGTGCTTTGCTGTTCCTGTTATGTGTACTAGTAAGCTATTTGGTCGATTCTGCATGGACTATTTACAGATTTGAGGATGTGATGTTTATCTTGGCACATGCAAGATTTCCAAAGCTGTCTAAGTTCTGGACCATTACCAAATGTGTCAGCTCATTACATTTTACTGTAAGATCACTTGTTTAAATATATTTTCTTGCTATTGGGGCAATAGATTTGATGATTTCTCACATCCCAGCCCTTTGTGGTTTACCAAATTAATAAGATATGCTAATTCTATATTTGGAATAACTTTTTCTACGTATGTATAAAAAAAGCTGTCAATAGCGCTTAACATGATGGATGCAGGAATAGAGTTTGCCATTGATTTTGGCCATGTTCTGTAGGCCCCGTCATGTTGCTGGGAATCTCTCAGATTAGCAGCTTAGAAGGAAGGGTGGAACAGACATGTTACATCAGTGTTTAGGGCCCAGATCTGGCCCTGGGGAGGGATGATGTGGCNNNNNNNNNNNNNNNNNNNNNNNNNNNNNNNNNNNNNNNNNNNNNNNNNNNNNNNNNNNNNNNNNNNNNNNNNNNNNNNNNNNNNNNNNNNNNNNNNNNNACTGGGTGAGGATAGTGCAGGGAGATTAAGCCTGTGAATAGAGTCACATGCTGACAATGAGATGCTCAGACCTGCTACTTATCCAACTTATCAGCTGAAGCAGAGACAGAAGTCTGTGTGGTGTCACATGGTGACCTCTGTGGGATGCACATACGTCAGTGGGTGAGGGAAGGTCAACGCTAGACCTgtcaccagggctctagccagctcgaaatttttttccgtcagccaatttcaATCGttgtgaaaaccgcaaaaattcattttcccaatgacactacaaagtagtaaatgttgccattgacaccttgaaaaacgggttttaatgagattgtcGTATGCGAGAGCCGACACACATTGCCAACaagcataacaatagcaaaacaaacagtgtgtggcttttacagccatggacggcgtccccaagccgcctgtagcttccaccaaggatttttgtccgtcaaggttgacggattggttttacaATTTTTCCGTTAGACGCatcaaatttccatcaattgacggaaaaacggacgctggctagagccctgcctgTCACAGAACGTTTATGACTGGACAACAAGGTCAATATCACAGTCTGGAATCTGCAAACCGTTGTACATGTACGGcttgtgcaattttttttattaattttggaAATTATTTTCATCTTTCTGATGATGTGCCAATGAAGCCAAACATGTAGAGATTATCAACATATGTTGTGTTATTTCCTTGTATCAGATGGAGTTAAACTAACAAGGTTTGCTTTGCACTAAATGACATGTGGCTCTCTGTTCTCCAGTTTTTCCTGCAGTTCCCCAGGACTAGCACCATGGTTGCCATGCCCTACGGCCAGGAGTACACCACCCGTCTGGAGTGGTACTCCCGCTTCTACCTCTATGCTGTCCACGGCTACGTCTGCGAGGTCATGTTCACGGCAGCGTGGGAGTTTGCTGTGAACCTGAACTGGAAGTTCCCAGGGGTCACCAGCGTGTGGTCACTGCTGATCTATGGGATGTCCATCCTGGTGATCGAGCGCATGTACCTGGCCCTGAAGGATCGTGTGGTTCTTCCCTTACGTCTCCTGCTGTACCTGATGTGGACATACCTGTGGGAAGTCTGCACCGGGTACATCCTACGCCAGTTTAACGCCTGTCCNNNNNNNNNNNNNNNNNNNNNNNNNNNNNNNNNNNNNNNNNNNNNNNNNNNNNNNNNNNNNNNNNNNNNNNNNNNNNNNNNNNNNNNNNNNNNNNNNNNNTGGGCTGATCACCCTGGAGTACGCTCCCTGCTGGTTGGTGGGCTGTTCATCGTGGAGCGCTTTGTGATTGGGAACACCCTGAAGCTGCGTTACCAGGAGCCGCCACGCATGGGCAACGGAGATATCAGCAATAGGAACAGTAACTTCTCCCCATTTGCTCCCTGTATGTGATACATTAAAATCTTTCCATAGAGAAAAAATATCATACTGGAAAGAGACTTAATGTATCATTTCTCAGGACAGACACATATGTATTACTTGGGGGGACTCCGACACCGTAAGTCTCTCTTGTTATGTTTTTGAAATATGGATTCTATGAACTCATAACTCTAAAATGTCATGAGTTGGTCAACTCCCCTTCATCACTGCCTCAAGAACAAAAAATCCCCTTAAGCATATGGATTTTCCACACCCCAAATTTGTCAGAAATTATAAGTAAATAAACTAAGTAGAAATGGAGCAGTGGATATGCCAAGATTGGGTCTACAGAGCTACAGGGGAGACATGTCTATCAAACAGACAGGGGAAAATTGTATTTCTAACATTTACTTAATGCAAAGACGCAGCCTAATTAGATGTCAGAAACACCAAACTCATCTCTTCCAGAATACTCCACACTAAAGTTTAGAATAGTAAGCCTAGGACTGATAGAGCCATATCAGTGGTCTTGATGTCAACATGTACTGGTATGTGTTGTGTACTTGTAATGTAAGGGGATCTCATGTTGACATCGAGCAAAAATACTGTATCAACCATCATTCAGGATACATATAGATGACCTTAATCCCAAATACTTTTGAGGTCAAGTCATAAAAAGGAAGtcaaggaagaaaaacaaatgcTTGGTGGTGTGTGTACAACTGACACTACCGTAAGTATTTGAACAGCTGTAGGTTCAGTGGAAGATCTTAACACAGAGATATGTAATTTGTCTGATGCATTTTGGattaaaatgttataaatgGTCGCTTTAAAGACAAGAACTGTCTCCCAGCACCCCTGCTGGCCCCAGtcagacatatatatatatatataatgtttccATATTGGAAACAATATACATGCTGATGAAACAGAGATGAACACATTTGTGCAAAGTGTTAGATATTTATGACTTCAACCTTGAACATGCATGGAATATTgtacatagatatatatttaaACAAGATATTTATAAGATGTAAACCAAGTCCTGTTCCAAATGTTATATATCACATGATGGTCTATTTAAGAAGTGACATGAGCGTTGACTGCAGATCTGGAGTGATGAAGTAATCCTTCAGGGATGGCAATATATTAACTATGGGACCACAGGGACAGAAGAAAGAGACTTTACCACTTCATTGTGTGAATCTTTAAGGAAATAGTATGAGTTACGTGTTTTGTGAAGCAATGCCTTTTCAATGCAATTCTTTTATGCCAGGAAATATTGCTCtaagttttcaaaatgtttaaaCTATGAAATCTGGCTTCCATGGAATCAGATTCTTGCCTAGGCTGTCTGGTGCTGTGTGTGTGGTGCACGATCGTACCTTGGAGCTGCACCAGGTACTAGGGGATGTTAATATGTTGATTGTTGCCAGAATTAAGAG is a genomic window containing:
- the LOC118422086 gene encoding transmembrane protein 229B-like (The sequence of the model RefSeq protein was modified relative to this genomic sequence to represent the inferred CDS: added 33 bases not found in genome assembly), whose amino-acid sequence is MVAMPYGQEYTTRLEWYSRFYLYAVHGYVCEVMFTAAWEFAVNLNWKFPGVTSVWSLLIYGMSILVIERMYLALKDRVVLPLRLLLYLMWTYLWEVCTGYILRQFNACPWDYTPFDYDLFGLITLEYAPCWLVGCSSWSAL